The genomic interval CGCGAGATCGCCGTCGAGACGGGTCGCGTAATGGTCGGATCCTGCGTAGATCCCGTCGCGCTTCGCCGCCTCGATCGCCGCGTAGATGGGGGCCATGTGCTCCAGGTGCCTGTCGGGGGCCTGCTCCGGTGACCCGTCCGCGGATGCCGCGGGGGCGGTCGTTTCCGGTGCGGCCGGTTCGGTCCGTTCGGCCGGAACTGCCGGTTCGGCCGGTCCGGCGTCGAGGAGGGGGTAGAGGGACCAGTGAGCCCGCGCGCGCACGCCCGTGCCGGCGAGGGAGACGGGGGCGGCGCCGAGCGCGGGCACCCCGGGGGGAAGCGCGCACTGGAGCTCGCCCGGGCAGCCGCGGGAGAGCAGGATCGCGGCGGAGAGGTGCGCCCCGCTCGCCGCCGCGGCTCCGATGACGGCGGCCAGGTACTCGAGCACGCGCTGCTCCGCCCCGCTCACGAAGGTCGAGATGTCGTTCGTCTCGACGACGAGGCCCGCCGCGTCCGCGGCGGCGAGCGCGTCCAGGATGATCCGCACGTAGTCGGAGTCGTACACGGACAGCGTGAAGCGGGCGCCGACGCCGTACTGCTGCGGGGTCATCGATGAGGTCACGCCACCACCCTAGGGGATCGCCCGCGCGCGCGTGCGCCCGGGGCCGTGCGGAGCGCCCGTCGGCGCCCGGCCCTGCCCGTGCGCCAGGCCCCGCCCGTGCGCCCGGCCCTGCCCGTGCGCCAGGCCCCGCCCGTGCGCCAGGCCCCGTGCGGAGCGCCCGTCGGCGTTCGGAAATCACGCATTCCGGGGTTTCATGCGCGAATGAGGCCCATTCGCGTCATTCTCGGCGAGCTCGATGAAGGCGGCGAGGGCGTGGAGGCCGAGGAGGGCGATGAGGGCGGGGAGTCCGTGGCGGAACGAGGGAAGCGGAGCCGGGCGGCGGCCCCCGCGCGAGGCTGCTAGCCTGGGGGCACACGGGAGTCCGGTAGGCCGGGCTGAGAGGAAGGTCATCAACCTTCGACCGTCGAACCTGATCTGGATCATGCCAGCGCAGGGAGACACTCTTTTCGCACCCGTGCCCACCGAGAGAACAGGGGCACGCTTCCATGCGTCGACCGAACACCGCGCGCCGCACCGCCGGCCGCGTCACCACCACCGCGCTCACCGCCGCCGCGCTCGCGGCCGCGCTCGGCCTCGCCGGCTGCGCGCCGACCGATCCGGCGGGAGCCGATCCCGCCGCCGACCCCGCCGGGGGGTCCACCGTCACCTTCGCGCTCGACTGGGCGCCGAACACGAACCACATCGGCGTCTACGTCGCCGATGCGCTCGGGTACTACGCCGACGCCGGCCTCGACGTCGAGATCCTGCCCTACGGCTCGACCGCCGCGACGCAGCTCGTATCCGCGGGCGAGGCCGATTTCGGGATCGGCGGCCAGTCGAGCGTGCAGATCGCGCGCACGGCGGGGCTCGACCTGATCTCGGTCTACCGGGTGACGCAGCACGACACCGGACGCCTCGTCGTGGCGGGGGACCGCGACGAGTTCTCCCGCCCCGCCGAGCTCGACGGGGCGACGTTCGGCGGGTTCGGCTCGCCGCTGTACACGGCGCTCGCCACGGCGACGATCGCGGGTGACGGAGGCGCCGGGGAGTTCACCGAGGTCGTGCTCGATACCGGGGCCTACGAGGCGCTGGCGCAGGGGCGCATCGACTTCACGCTCTCGGTCGCGACCTGGGAGGGACTGCAGGCCGAGCTCGAGGGCGCCCCCTATCGGCAGTTCCGCTACCAGGACTTCGGGGTGCCCGAGCAGCAGTCCACGGGCATCGTCTCGAGCGAGGCCTACGTGGAGGGCCATCCCGAGGAAGCCGCAGCGTTCGTGCAGGCGACCGCCCGCGGCTACGCCTACGCCGCCGCGCATCCCGACGAGGCCGCCGAGCTCCTCATCGCGGCGAACCCTGACACCCTGGGCACCGCCCAGGAGCTCGTGCACCGGAGCGCGGAGATGCTCGCGCAGGACGGATACCTCGTATCGGAGGATCGCGCCATCGGCGCCGCGGACCCCGAGGCCTGGGCGGCCTTCGGCGCGTTCCTCTTCGACGGCGGCTTCCTCGTCGACGCGGAGGGGAAGCCGCTGGCCGAGGAGCCCGACTGGGGTGCGTACTACACCGACGAGCTGCTCGGGTGAGCCTCCGGTCCGTTGCGGGCGGAGGGCGGGGCGTCGGCGCCGTGCTCGCCCCGATCCTCGCGTTCCTCGTGCTGCTCGGCATCTGGCAAACGGTCGCCGCGGCGGGACTCGTGCCGGCCGACGTGCTGCCGGCGCCGAGCCGCGTCGTGGCCT from Leucobacter allii carries:
- a CDS encoding Ykof family thiamine-binding protein, with the translated sequence MTSSMTPQQYGVGARFTLSVYDSDYVRIILDALAAADAAGLVVETNDISTFVSGAEQRVLEYLAAVIGAAAASGAHLSAAILLSRGCPGELQCALPPGVPALGAAPVSLAGTGVRARAHWSLYPLLDAGPAEPAVPAERTEPAAPETTAPAASADGSPEQAPDRHLEHMAPIYAAIEAAKRDGIYAGSDHYATRLDGDLAAVLETVANAWIGVGASVQHVVTHLTVSVNSPTPVSD
- a CDS encoding ABC transporter substrate-binding protein; its protein translation is MRRPNTARRTAGRVTTTALTAAALAAALGLAGCAPTDPAGADPAADPAGGSTVTFALDWAPNTNHIGVYVADALGYYADAGLDVEILPYGSTAATQLVSAGEADFGIGGQSSVQIARTAGLDLISVYRVTQHDTGRLVVAGDRDEFSRPAELDGATFGGFGSPLYTALATATIAGDGGAGEFTEVVLDTGAYEALAQGRIDFTLSVATWEGLQAELEGAPYRQFRYQDFGVPEQQSTGIVSSEAYVEGHPEEAAAFVQATARGYAYAAAHPDEAAELLIAANPDTLGTAQELVHRSAEMLAQDGYLVSEDRAIGAADPEAWAAFGAFLFDGGFLVDAEGKPLAEEPDWGAYYTDELLG